Proteins from a genomic interval of Microbacterium imperiale:
- a CDS encoding TetR/AcrR family transcriptional regulator, with translation MSRPPRARGSVLDAYEQLLITDGARGATMDAVAAAAGVSKGGLLYHYASKEALESALLDRMLELARLDVDEMAGHPDGIVATYLRTSVMDDSPLDRALLAGSRLAQSGHAGASAALRDVRTLWEEALRPHTRDETALQLVLLVGDGLYFNNALGAGAVVGPLPQGEDFEALVRLVLEAASA, from the coding sequence ATGAGTCGTCCCCCTCGAGCACGCGGGAGCGTCCTCGACGCCTACGAGCAGCTGCTGATCACCGACGGCGCGCGCGGAGCGACGATGGATGCCGTCGCGGCGGCGGCCGGCGTCTCGAAAGGCGGCCTGCTCTACCACTACGCCTCGAAGGAGGCCCTCGAGTCGGCTCTGCTCGACCGCATGCTCGAGCTCGCCCGGCTCGACGTCGACGAGATGGCCGGCCACCCCGACGGCATCGTCGCCACGTACCTGCGGACATCCGTCATGGACGACAGCCCGCTCGACCGAGCCCTCCTGGCCGGCTCACGGCTCGCCCAGAGCGGCCACGCCGGCGCGAGCGCCGCGTTGCGTGACGTCCGCACCCTCTGGGAAGAGGCGCTGCGGCCCCACACCCGCGACGAGACCGCGCTGCAGCTCGTGCTGCTCGTCGGCGACGGTCTCTACTTCAACAACGCCCTCGGCGCCGGCGCGGTGGTCGGGCCGCTCCCCCAGGGCGAGGACTTCGAGGCGCTCGTCCGACTCGTGCTCGAAGCGGCGTCCGCCTGA
- the serA gene encoding phosphoglycerate dehydrogenase codes for MPQPVVLIAEELSPATIDALGPDFEIRSVDGADRAALLPALADAHAVLIRSATKMDAEAIAAAPSLKVIARAGVGLDNVDIKAATAAGVMVVNAPTSNIISAAELTIGHILSLARHIPAAHASLATGAWKRSSFTGTELFEKTVGIIGLGRIGALIAARLQAFGVTVVAYDPYVTPTRAQQLGVQLLSLDELLAQSDFVTIHMPRTPETTGMIGTAQFALMKKSAYVVNVARGGLIDEEALYVALTTGEIAGAGLDVFTTEPPKEDGTAYPLLSLPNVVVTPHLGASTDEAQEKAGVSVAKSVKLALEGDLVPDAVNVAGGVIDPFVRPGIALVEQLGQIFTGLAPSALTSLDIEVRGELADYDVSVYRLAALKGIFTNIVSENVSYVNAPLFAEQRGIETRLIVESDSPLYRNITILRGTLADGSVLTVEGTLAGTRMVPKVVGINGYEVEVPIERHHVVMRYADRPGIVAIYGQKLGEAGINIAGLQVARPDASGRALSVLTVDSPVPDHLLDEMREAVAADLFRQIELTEV; via the coding sequence GTGCCCCAGCCCGTCGTGCTCATCGCCGAAGAACTCTCGCCCGCCACGATCGACGCGCTCGGTCCTGATTTCGAGATCCGCTCGGTCGACGGTGCGGATCGCGCAGCCCTGCTGCCGGCCCTCGCCGACGCCCACGCCGTACTCATCCGCTCGGCGACGAAGATGGATGCCGAGGCGATCGCCGCTGCGCCGTCGCTCAAGGTCATCGCACGTGCCGGCGTCGGACTCGACAACGTCGACATCAAGGCGGCGACCGCCGCGGGCGTCATGGTCGTCAACGCCCCGACGTCGAACATCATCTCCGCGGCGGAGCTGACGATCGGCCACATCCTGAGCCTGGCGCGTCACATCCCCGCCGCGCACGCTTCGCTGGCGACGGGCGCGTGGAAGCGCTCGTCGTTCACGGGCACCGAGCTGTTCGAGAAGACGGTGGGCATCATCGGGCTCGGACGCATCGGCGCTCTCATCGCCGCGCGGCTGCAGGCGTTCGGCGTGACCGTCGTCGCGTACGACCCCTACGTGACCCCGACGCGCGCGCAGCAGCTCGGCGTGCAGCTGCTGAGCCTCGACGAGCTGCTCGCGCAGAGCGACTTCGTCACGATCCACATGCCGCGCACGCCCGAGACGACCGGCATGATCGGCACCGCGCAGTTCGCGCTCATGAAGAAGAGCGCGTACGTCGTCAACGTCGCCCGCGGTGGTCTCATCGACGAAGAGGCGCTGTACGTCGCCCTCACGACCGGAGAGATCGCCGGCGCCGGGCTCGACGTCTTCACGACCGAGCCGCCGAAGGAGGACGGCACGGCGTACCCGCTGCTGTCGCTGCCGAACGTCGTCGTGACGCCCCACCTCGGCGCGTCGACCGACGAGGCGCAGGAGAAGGCCGGCGTGTCCGTTGCCAAATCGGTGAAGCTGGCGCTCGAGGGCGACCTCGTCCCCGACGCCGTCAACGTCGCCGGTGGGGTCATCGACCCCTTCGTGCGCCCCGGCATCGCCCTCGTCGAGCAGCTCGGCCAGATCTTCACGGGCCTCGCGCCCAGCGCCCTCACGAGCCTCGACATCGAGGTGCGCGGCGAGCTCGCCGACTACGACGTGAGCGTGTACCGCCTCGCCGCGCTGAAGGGCATCTTCACGAACATCGTCAGCGAGAACGTCTCGTACGTGAACGCGCCGCTGTTCGCCGAGCAGCGGGGGATCGAGACCCGTCTCATCGTCGAGTCCGACAGCCCCCTGTACCGCAACATCACGATCCTCCGCGGCACCCTCGCCGACGGTTCGGTGCTCACGGTCGAGGGCACGCTCGCCGGCACCCGGATGGTGCCGAAGGTCGTCGGCATCAACGGCTACGAGGTCGAGGTCCCGATCGAGCGCCACCACGTCGTGATGCGGTACGCCGACCGTCCCGGCATCGTCGCGATCTACGGGCAGAAGCTCGGCGAGGCGGGGATCAACATCGCCGGTCTCCAGGTGGCCCGACCCGACGCCTCGGGCCGCGCCCTGTCGGTGCTCACCGTCGACTCGCCGGTTCCCGACCACCTGCTCGACGAGATGCGCGAAGCCGTCGCGGCGGATCTGTTCCGCCAGATCGAGCTGACCGAGGTCTGA
- a CDS encoding DNA polymerase III subunit gamma/tau, which translates to MSPRDDDALSWAGDDDPTLVSAPAADETAVPRRAKADPSALTTTPRSAPAPSPADSEPARTSSGADADGGMSSAALVSLGVLGGIYLLYTIGWIIGGLRLNGIAGFIVAPTAFVPAVIVAVAAPAIWFGVVFLLTRERPSWQRFAWLAAGAVLLVPWPFVMLGTGL; encoded by the coding sequence GTGAGCCCCCGCGACGACGACGCCCTGAGCTGGGCCGGAGACGACGACCCCACCCTCGTCTCGGCGCCCGCGGCCGACGAGACCGCGGTGCCGCGCCGCGCGAAAGCCGACCCGTCGGCGCTGACGACGACACCGAGGTCGGCGCCCGCGCCGTCGCCGGCAGACTCGGAGCCGGCGCGGACCTCGTCCGGCGCCGACGCCGATGGGGGCATGAGCAGTGCGGCGCTGGTGTCGCTCGGCGTCCTCGGCGGCATCTACCTGCTCTACACGATCGGCTGGATCATCGGCGGCCTGCGGCTGAACGGCATCGCGGGATTCATCGTGGCGCCGACGGCCTTCGTGCCGGCGGTCATCGTGGCCGTCGCGGCGCCTGCGATCTGGTTCGGCGTCGTCTTCCTGCTCACTCGCGAGCGGCCGTCGTGGCAGCGGTTCGCCTGGCTCGCCGCCGGCGCGGTGCTTCTCGTGCCGTGGCCCTTCGTGATGCTCGGAACGGGGCTGTGA
- the ilvC gene encoding ketol-acid reductoisomerase, whose translation MAEIFYDADADLSIIQGKKVAIVGYGSQGHAHALNLRDSGVEVVIALKDGSKSAAKAQDEGFEVKSVADAAEWADLIMILAPDQHQRAIFADSIKDKLTAGKTLAFAHGFNIRFGYIDAPEGVDVILIAPKAPGHTVRREFVAGRGIPDIIAVERDASGSAWATALSYAKAIGGTRAGVIKTTFTEETETDLFGEQAVLCGGVSQLVQYGFETLTEAGYQPQIAYFEVLHELKLIVDLMWEGGIAKQRWSVSDTAEYGDYVSGPRVIDPHVKENMKAVLADIQNGAFAQRFIGDQDNGAVEFRELREKAASHPIESVGKELRSLFAWKQQDADYTEGSAAR comes from the coding sequence ATGGCCGAGATCTTCTACGACGCCGACGCCGACCTGTCCATCATCCAGGGCAAGAAGGTCGCGATCGTCGGCTACGGCTCGCAGGGACACGCGCACGCTCTCAACCTCCGCGACTCGGGCGTCGAGGTCGTCATCGCGCTCAAGGACGGCTCGAAGTCGGCCGCAAAGGCGCAGGACGAGGGCTTCGAGGTCAAGAGCGTCGCGGATGCCGCCGAGTGGGCCGATCTGATCATGATCCTGGCTCCCGACCAGCACCAGCGCGCCATCTTCGCCGACTCGATCAAGGACAAGCTGACCGCGGGCAAGACGCTCGCCTTCGCGCACGGCTTCAACATCCGCTTCGGCTACATCGACGCGCCCGAGGGTGTGGACGTCATCCTCATCGCACCGAAGGCCCCCGGTCACACGGTGCGCCGCGAGTTCGTCGCGGGCCGCGGCATCCCCGACATCATCGCTGTCGAGCGCGACGCCTCGGGTTCGGCCTGGGCGACGGCGCTGTCGTACGCCAAGGCGATCGGCGGCACGCGTGCCGGCGTCATCAAGACCACCTTCACCGAAGAGACCGAGACCGACCTGTTCGGTGAGCAGGCGGTGCTCTGCGGTGGTGTCTCGCAGCTCGTGCAGTACGGCTTCGAGACCCTGACCGAGGCGGGCTACCAGCCGCAGATCGCGTACTTCGAGGTGCTCCACGAGCTCAAGCTCATCGTCGACCTCATGTGGGAGGGCGGAATCGCCAAGCAGCGCTGGTCGGTCTCCGACACCGCCGAGTACGGCGACTACGTCTCGGGCCCGCGTGTCATCGACCCGCACGTCAAGGAGAACATGAAGGCCGTTCTCGCCGACATCCAGAACGGTGCGTTCGCGCAGCGCTTCATCGGCGACCAGGACAACGGTGCCGTCGAGTTCCGCGAGCTGCGCGAGAAGGCTGCGTCGCACCCGATCGAGTCCGTCGGCAAGGAGCTGCGCTCGCTCTTCGCCTGGAAGCAGCAGGACGCCGACTACACCGAGGGCAGCGCCGCGCGCTGA
- the ilvN gene encoding acetolactate synthase small subunit: MSRHVLSLLVEDKPGLLTRVAGLFARRGFNIESLAVGVTEVPGLSRITVVVDVEELPLEQVTKQLNKLVNVIKIVELDFSSSVQREHILIKVRADNQTRSNVIEVANLFRAAIVDYAPDALVVEVTGDRGKIDAILRAFEPFGIKELAQSGLLAIGRGGKSITERVLRG, translated from the coding sequence ATGTCACGCCACGTGCTGAGCCTCCTGGTGGAGGACAAGCCCGGTCTGCTCACCCGCGTCGCGGGGCTGTTCGCCCGCCGCGGCTTCAACATCGAGTCGCTCGCGGTCGGGGTGACCGAGGTGCCGGGCCTCTCGCGCATCACGGTCGTCGTCGACGTCGAGGAGCTGCCGCTCGAGCAGGTGACGAAGCAGCTGAACAAGCTCGTCAACGTCATCAAGATCGTCGAGCTCGACTTCTCGTCGTCGGTGCAGCGCGAGCACATCCTCATCAAGGTGCGCGCGGACAACCAGACCCGCTCGAACGTCATCGAGGTCGCGAACCTGTTCCGCGCCGCGATCGTCGACTACGCGCCTGACGCACTCGTCGTCGAGGTCACGGGCGACCGGGGCAAGATCGATGCCATCCTGCGCGCCTTCGAGCCGTTCGGCATCAAAGAGCTCGCTCAGTCCGGGCTGCTCGCCATCGGCCGCGGTGGCAAGAGCATCACCGAGCGCGTCCTGCGCGGCTGA
- a CDS encoding acetolactate synthase large subunit — translation MSTDISAAIPRPPSRTPSAPVISGAEAVVRSLDNLGVSEVFGLPGGAIMPVYDPLMDDEAVRHILVRHEQGAGHAAEGYAAASGRTGVAIATSGPGATNLVTAIADAYMDSVPLVCITGQVFSTLMGTDAFQEADIVGITMPITKHSFLVKTAEEIPGAIAAAFEIASTGRPGPVLVDITKDAQQATAPFVWPPKVDLPGYRPVTKAHGKQIQAAAQLLAESQKPVLYVGGGVIRGRASDELLTLAEATGAPVVTTLMARGAFPDSHPQHLGMPGMHGTVPAVLALQESDLIVALGARFDDRVTGKAALFAPHAKVVHVDIDPAEISKIRFADVPIVGDVRDVLVDLEAAFRGVIGDGRPDTAEWWAYLDGLREEFPLGYAPTTDGLLSPQYVIQRIGELTGPEGVYASGVGQHQMWAAQFIKYERPNSWLNSGGAGTMGYAVPAAMGAKVAQPDRVVWAIDGDGCFQMTNQELATCVINQIPIKVAIINNSSLGMVRQWQTLFFDGRHSNTDLNTGHGTARIPDFVKLGEAYGCLAIRVETEDQIDDAIKLALETNDRPVVIDFVVSADAMVWPMVPQGVSNSYIQYAREHAPAFDEED, via the coding sequence ATGTCCACCGACATCTCCGCGGCCATTCCCCGGCCGCCGTCCCGCACCCCGTCCGCTCCCGTCATCTCGGGCGCCGAGGCGGTCGTCCGCTCGCTCGACAATCTCGGTGTCTCCGAGGTCTTCGGCCTGCCGGGCGGTGCGATCATGCCCGTCTACGACCCGCTCATGGACGACGAGGCGGTCCGCCACATCCTCGTCCGTCACGAGCAGGGCGCCGGCCATGCGGCCGAGGGCTACGCCGCGGCATCCGGCCGGACGGGTGTGGCCATCGCCACCTCCGGCCCGGGCGCGACCAACCTCGTCACCGCGATCGCCGATGCCTACATGGACTCCGTGCCGCTCGTGTGCATCACGGGCCAGGTGTTCTCGACCCTCATGGGAACGGATGCCTTCCAGGAGGCCGACATCGTCGGCATCACGATGCCCATCACCAAGCACTCCTTCCTGGTGAAGACCGCCGAGGAGATCCCCGGCGCCATCGCCGCCGCGTTCGAGATCGCCTCGACGGGGCGTCCCGGCCCGGTGCTGGTGGACATCACGAAGGACGCGCAGCAGGCCACGGCACCGTTCGTGTGGCCGCCGAAGGTCGACCTGCCGGGGTATCGGCCGGTGACCAAGGCCCACGGCAAGCAGATCCAGGCCGCCGCGCAGCTGCTGGCCGAGTCGCAGAAGCCCGTGCTGTACGTGGGTGGCGGCGTCATCCGCGGTCGCGCGTCCGACGAGCTGCTCACCCTCGCCGAGGCGACCGGCGCACCCGTCGTGACGACGCTCATGGCACGCGGTGCGTTCCCCGACTCGCACCCGCAGCACCTGGGCATGCCCGGTATGCACGGCACCGTGCCCGCCGTGCTCGCGCTGCAGGAGTCCGACCTCATCGTCGCGCTCGGCGCGCGCTTCGACGACCGTGTCACCGGCAAGGCCGCGCTCTTCGCGCCGCACGCCAAGGTCGTCCACGTCGACATCGACCCGGCCGAGATCTCGAAGATCCGGTTCGCCGACGTGCCGATCGTGGGCGACGTGCGCGACGTGCTCGTCGACCTCGAGGCGGCGTTCCGCGGTGTCATCGGCGACGGCCGGCCCGACACCGCCGAGTGGTGGGCCTACCTCGACGGCCTCCGCGAGGAGTTCCCGCTCGGTTACGCGCCGACCACCGACGGCCTGCTTTCGCCGCAGTACGTGATCCAGCGCATCGGTGAGCTCACCGGACCCGAGGGCGTGTACGCCTCGGGTGTCGGACAGCACCAGATGTGGGCGGCGCAGTTCATCAAGTACGAGCGCCCGAACTCGTGGCTCAACTCCGGCGGCGCCGGCACGATGGGCTACGCCGTACCCGCGGCGATGGGCGCGAAGGTCGCTCAGCCCGACCGCGTCGTCTGGGCGATCGACGGCGACGGCTGCTTCCAGATGACCAACCAGGAGCTCGCCACCTGCGTCATCAACCAGATCCCGATCAAGGTCGCGATCATCAACAACTCCTCGCTCGGCATGGTGCGCCAGTGGCAGACGCTGTTCTTCGACGGCCGCCACTCGAACACCGACCTCAACACCGGACACGGCACCGCGCGCATCCCCGACTTCGTCAAGCTCGGCGAGGCCTACGGCTGCCTCGCGATCCGGGTCGAGACCGAGGACCAGATCGACGACGCCATCAAGCTCGCCCTCGAGACGAACGACCGCCCCGTCGTGATCGACTTCGTCGTGAGCGCCGACGCGATGGTCTGGCCGATGGTCCCGCAGGGTGTCAGCAACAGCTACATCCAGTACGCCCGCGAGCACGCGCCCGCATTCGACGAGGAGGACTGA